One genomic segment of Vulpes lagopus strain Blue_001 chromosome 9, ASM1834538v1, whole genome shotgun sequence includes these proteins:
- the LOC121498454 gene encoding 40S ribosomal protein S29-like: MGHQQLYWSHWRKFGQGSCSCRICSNLHHLIQKYGLNMCRQCFCQYAKDIGFIKLD; encoded by the coding sequence ATGGGTCACCAGCAGCTCTACTGGAGCCATTGGAGGAAGTTTGGCCAGGGCTCTTGTTCTTGCCGCATCTGTTCAAACCTGCACCATCTGATCCAGAAATACGGCCTCAATATGTGCCGCCAGTGTTTCTGTCAGTACGCCAAGGATATAGGCTTCATTAAGTTGGATTAA